GTTTCAATCCCTCGTAGGTAGGCTGGAAACGCAAATAGCAGAAAGAGATGCTAAAGATATTAAGAAGTTTCAATCCCTCGTAGGTAGGCTGGAAACAGGAGTTGAATCCATTTAGGGAAGGTGGGTAATCATTAGGTTTCAATCCCTCGTAGGTAGGCTGGAAACCCAGCACAGCCCCCATGGTATTTACCATCATACCAATGTTTCAATCCCTCGTAGGTAGGCTGGAAACTACACCGGAGCGGTTAATAGCTTTTTCTGTAGAAAAAGTTTCAATCCCTCGTAGGTAGGCTGGAAACGACGATACTTGGCACCTATGGCCAATTGTTCATCGAGTTTCAATCCCTCGTAGGTAGGCTGGAAACAAACTTGGCCGATCACGAGACCAGCCTAAAAAACGACGTTTCAATCCCTCGTAGGTAGGCTGGAAACCCTCGTCAATCAGTTCCCTCAGTTCTGTCCTCAACTCGTTTCAATCCCTCGTAGGTAGGCTGGAAACCAATCGTTCCCATAACCACCTATGACCTCCCTTCTTCCCGTTTCAATCCCTCGTAGGTAGGCTGGAAACGGAAATTGAGGTATCAATGTATGCTTGATGTTTTTGTTTCAATCCCTCGTAGGTAGGCTGGAAACCTAATTTTCCTATTCGGGCGGGCAACAAGAAAGAAGGTTTCAATCCCTCGTAGGTAGGCTGGAAACTCCATTCTCACGAACCTGAAGAGATTGACGAAGAGAGTTTCAATCCCTCGTAGGTAGGCTGGAAACCCTGAACAGAACCTTCACTCGTGACTTAGTAACAGGGTTTCAATCCCTCGTAGGTAGGCTGGAAACTTGGTTACCTGTGCCGTCGTGGACTATGTAGAAATACGTTTCAATCCCTCGTAGGTAGGCTGGAAACGTTTTCTTGTTATGAGAGTGTTTACATGGATATACGTTTCAATCCCTCGTAGGTAGGCTGGAAACTGGGCAAAGAAGGCATCAACAGGATTACTATTGCCCGTTTCAATCCCTCGTAGGTAGGCTGGAAACCCGCTTCGACCCGTTACCACGGCCCAGGAGGTCTACGTTTCAATCCCTCGTAGGTAGGCTGGAAACGAAGGAAGAAGCTCGGCGGGTGATTTGGGTGAAATAGTTTCAATCCCTCGTAGGTAGGCTGGAAACATAGTTATAGTTATAGTTATAGGTTTCGGTATCTGCGTTTCAATCCCTCGTAGGTAGGCTGGAAACAACGAGGCGGCTCTAAGGATTGCGGTTCATTATGCTGTTTCAATCCCTCGTAGGTAGGCTGGAAACTCGCGCCAGAAGCCCAGCGCGATGTTTGTACCGCTGTTTCAATCCCTCGTAGGTAGGCTGGAAACTTCTAGGGCGCTGGTGTCTATCCCCGGCAAGGCCAGTTTCAATCCCTCGTAGGTAGGCTGGAAACGAAGAATGGCCGCCCTTTAAAGTGGGTGACTGCGTAGGTTTCAATCCCTCGTAGGTAGGCTGGAAACCTTCGGAACGACAATACGCCGTCCGATACGGATAGCGTTTCAATCCCTCGTAGGTAGGCTGGAAACTCAACTTCAACTACGAAGGCGACATCAAAGTAATGCGTTTCAATCCCTCGTAGGTAGGCTGGAAACAGCTTGATGAGAAAGGCTAGAGTAGCCCATTCTTTCAGTTTCAATCCCTCGTAGGTAGGCTGGAAACGCCTCTTGACCGGGGCATACGTTTTATTGAAGCTGTTGTTTCAATCCCTCGTAGGTAGGCTGGAAACAAAGGTCCCAGCCCGTTAGAGGAGGTGCTGGGCCAGGTTTCAATCCCTCGTAGGTAGGCTGGAAACATATCGCACCGAGGCTGGAGGTCAACAAAAACGTCGCGTTTCAATCCCTCGTAGGTAGGCTGGAAACCAGCAAGTACCGCCAGGCCGCCTTCCGGGAGAAGGCGTTTCAATCCCTCGTAGGTAGGCTGGAAACAGGTACCCTTAATCTTCGTATGATACCACCGCCAGAGTTTCAATCCCTCGTAGGTAGGCTGGAAACGTGCTATCACTTCTCCCCACTCCTAATCAACATACTGTTTCAATCCCTCGTAGGTAGGCTGGAAACAGAAATAGAACTAACCACCGCCGATACCACACCAGCGTTTCAATCCCTCGTAGGTAGGCTGGAAACTACACCACCCTGGTCGCTTGTTCAGATGGTCTTTGCCGTTTCAATCCCTCGTAGGTAGGCTGGAAACTATAACGTTATAAAGACGTTTCAAAGGATTATCAGAGTTTCAATCCCTCGTAGGTAGGCTGGAAACCGTTATTCTGGTTTCCCAAGACGACAGGATGATAGAGTTTCAATCCCTCGTAGGTAGGCTGGAAACGAGTTGTACTGTTACTGTAGATAAAATTAGTATTACGTTTCAATCCCTCGTAGGTAGGCTGGAAACCTGTGTGCCAGCAGGAGGAGGATTTCACGTTCATAGCGTTTCAATCCCTCGTAGGTAGGCTGGAAACTCATAAGTCAAACTTTTGGCTACTCATGCAGTACAGTTTCAATCCCTCGTAGGTAGGCTGGAAACCTATGCTATTTGCCAGTGCCGACCTCTGCCATAAATCCGTTTCAATCCCTCGTAGGTAGGCTGGAAACTCCTGTGTATGATACTGCAATGTCATCAAATACCGCGTTTCAATCCCTCGTAGGTAGGCTGGAAACATTAGGAAGTGCATTGATTACGTTGTTAGGTAGCTTGTTTCAATCCCTCGTAGGTAGGCTGGAAACCTATTTGGGGCGCATAGATTAAGGATTCCCCTTGCCGCCGTGCGCTCCCTTGTCCTTGCATCTCGTCGGGCCGAAAGCCGTCCCTGCCGCGCCGGGTGCGGGTTTTGTCCCCCGGCAGGTTGTCGTCGATCTCCGGGCTTTTTTGCATTATTGGACATCGACGACAATTTTCCTGCCGGCGGAGGGCAAAAACCTACGAAGGCAGGTTGCCGCTCAGAAGAACCAGCTTTCACCGCCCTTCTGGATGCCCATAAGTTCTCTTCTGGTGTACTTTTCGTTTCCCAAAATATAAAAAAGCACGGAATCCTCCTTTGTGTCGATAACTCGGGCAAGGTCGCTTCGCAGGGCGCGAAAGGTGGCTTCGGTAAGTTCGCCTTCGAGCACCGAGTTCTGCACCCAGGTAAGATACCGGCGGGCGGTTTTCAGTACCTTGCCCACGCGGGATACGTTAACGTCGTAGACGAGAATAACGTACATATGCTACCACCGACTGACGAAGGGTTCATAGGGTTGTTCGCCCATAAGGTGCTTTTCCACCTTATAAAGCTCCAGGCGCAGGAGGGTCTGGTAGCTTACGTTGCGTCTGAGACGCCGATGGTGGAAGGTGGTCTGAAGCTTTTCTTCCAGCTCTTGAACGTAGAGGCGCCGGCCCCGTTCTTTCAGGAGATAGGCGCCGCCACGGCGTTCGAAGTCCTCAAGCCCCACCATTTTCTTCCCCACGAGGTTAAAAAGCACGCGGTCGGCGAGGATGGGTTTAAAGATTTCCGCCACGTCAAGGTTGAGGGTGAACCGCCGGAAATTGGTGGCGTGCAGGTAGCCGATCCGGGGGTCGAGATGTGTTTTGTAGATTTCTGTCAGGACCTTGGCGTAGACCAGGGAGTTGCCAAAGCTTATAAGAGCATTTAAGGGGTCGGCAGGAGGGCGCTTGCTCCGCCCGGTAATGGTAAAAGGCAATCCCTCCAGGATGGTGTTAAAGCTCTCGTAATAGTAGCCACGGGCGTTCCCCTCAACGGCCATCAGCTCTTCCACGCTGCCGCAGGCGGGTAGGCTTTCCTCTGCAAGGCGGGTAATCGACTCGACATAGGGGGCCAGTTCTTTGCCCCGGTTCTGGTAATAGCGCAAAACTTGCAAGATGTTGGCCAGCGCGCCGTCCACGAACTTCCGGGCCAGCTCCAGGCGGCGCGCGGGGTCCAGGTAGTGCTCCGCCTGCCGCAGAATTACGTACCCGGAGTTGTAATGCTCCCGCGGGTAGAAGCTTCCCACGTAGTTGCCGTAGTAGCCGAAAAAGTGGAGAATAATCTCGTTCTCCTCCATAAACTCGAGCAGCTTCTTGTTCAGGTCAACTTCGCCAAAAACGAAGATATCCCGCAGACTCACGACCGGAAAGTACTTTGTTCCCTCGTCGCTCTCTACGCAGATAGTATTGTCTTTGCGCCGGAGCCGGCCGCTCGCGAAAAGATATAACGTTTTCTGCAAAGTAGTCCCCCCTGGCCGTTTTTTATGCCCAGCAAAATTCAGTATAGGCGCACTTATTGCAAAAAGAAGTCCTTTCTGGCGGCGGAGCTTGTTCCTGCAAAACCAGCATCAGGACGCTCTCTTTCAGGTGTTCCACCTGCTGCGCCAGGCTTTCGTCCAGGACCATCCGCTCCCGCCGTCGCTCTTCGGGAAAGAGCAATTCGCCCTTGGCCTCGATCCCCATCTCCCGCAGTTCGTAGAGATAAAAGGCAAGCTGCATCCGCGCAGCCGCCCGGGCCCGGGACGACTTTTTGACTTCCGCCACTATCAGGTTCTCATCGTCCCTCCGGATAAGGTCAAGGCTCAAATGTTCCAGGCGCACTTCTTTGCGCTCGCGGCCATAGCTCTGGCCCTGGATAAGCCGCCCCATATGTAAAAACACGTTGTCTTCATCCGGGGATATCTGCCTGTACATGAGCCAGGCCTTCCTACGGCATATCACATAGGCGTTGACTAAACTCCCCACAACCGGGGGCACATGGACGGGCCGACCTGCCATAAGAGAGCTCTGTTCTTCCATTCCTTGGTTACGCCCACACGAGAAACTTGGGCAGCTGTGGGCTTCCCGCAGAACCTCCTCTTCCTCTTCTTGGTCTCTTGAGGACCCACCTTGCTCACTATCACCAGGATAACCCGGCGTTTGGTCTGCCATCTTCTGTACCCTCATACCTTTGTCCTAAGGTTATCAAGTAGAAGCGTTCCTCAACATGGCAAATAACCCGGCCTTACCACATCTCCATACCCGAAGGGGCTTCCTCTTTACCGGGCGGCGCCAGACCTATTTCTTTACTATAGGGAAGCTCTGTAAGAAAACATCCTAAATCGGGCAGAGGAGAGAACCATTCAGAAAAAGCTGCCAGCCAATAGATCGGAACAGGCACCAGCAGTTCCACAATCCGCCAACGCTCGTTTCTTTCCATGAATTCAAAAGCCTCATCTTTCAGGTCTCCAGGCAAAACCTCAAGGGAAAGCTGCCCGCGGCGGGTGGTGAATTTGGCCCGCATCTCTTCGTCCGAAAGATCTATTGTGTAGCAGCCTAATATTTCTTGCACCTCGCGCAGTGTTTTGCGCCCTTCTTCCATATCTTGCCGGTAGGAACGGGTAGAAGCTAATTCCTCATAAAGGCGATTGGTAACAGCAACCCAATCCCTATCGCTCGGCAGCGCAGGCAATTCATTTAAAAGGTCCCAGCTCCAGGTTAGAATTTCCTTGCCATATATTTTTTCTGAGCCCTCGTCCCATTGCTGAAATACGAAAACCGGTGCTGCAGAGTTTGTCCCCCTTCTATTAACTCGTCCCATACGCTGCACTAAAGCATCCACAGGGGCCACCTCGGTAAAGAGGGAATCGTAAGAAATATCCAGGCTTACTTCCACAATTTGGGTGGCCACGAGAATAGTTCCCGGTTCTGCCTGTTCGAGTTGCTCTTCCTTCTTCTGGCGGTCCCGGAAGGCAAAGCGGGAATGGAGCAGGTGCACCCGTTTGCCGCCGCGTTCCCGCAGTGCTTGATAAATCTCCTGGGCCCGCCTTACCGTGTTGGCTATGACAAGAACGGTCTTCCCTTGCCCGGCGGAAGATAAAATTTCTTCCAGGGCATCATCTAACGCCTCCGAACGCAGGTGAAGCCGATGGCGCCGGCGCTCCCAAAGAGGGCCTTCCGCCTCCAAGAGGGGCCCGGAACCAAAGAGCTCCATTAAAATCTGGGGCAATGTAGCGCTGGCCAATGCCAGACGGGCCGGCGGTTCCTTAGCTAAGGCTTCCAAAAGGAGACCTAGGGTATAGGGATCGTAGCTATGAATCTCGTCTAACACGACCGTGGCCCTGCGGGCAAGGGCCCGCCGTTCCTCCCAGTGCCGCCCGTGGAGGTGAGCCAATAGATACTGGTCCAGAGTTCCGACCACTACAGGTTTAGCGAACACCGAAGCGAAGAGGCGCAGGTCCAGAGGATTCTCCTCCGACTCCTTGCGCAGGATATACCCCGCCTTGCCGTGAGCCAGGCCTACTTTTTCCTCGCCATAGATTTTACGCAAGCGGCGCCACATGGCATTGGCGGTCGCCTGGG
This genomic window from Bacillota bacterium contains:
- the cas4 gene encoding CRISPR-associated protein Cas4 gives rise to the protein MAGRPVHVPPVVGSLVNAYVICRRKAWLMYRQISPDEDNVFLHMGRLIQGQSYGRERKEVRLEHLSLDLIRRDDENLIVAEVKKSSRARAAARMQLAFYLYELREMGIEAKGELLFPEERRRERMVLDESLAQQVEHLKESVLMLVLQEQAPPPERTSFCNKCAYTEFCWA
- the cas1b gene encoding type I-B CRISPR-associated endonuclease Cas1, encoding MQKTLYLFASGRLRRKDNTICVESDEGTKYFPVVSLRDIFVFGEVDLNKKLLEFMEENEIILHFFGYYGNYVGSFYPREHYNSGYVILRQAEHYLDPARRLELARKFVDGALANILQVLRYYQNRGKELAPYVESITRLAEESLPACGSVEELMAVEGNARGYYYESFNTILEGLPFTITGRSKRPPADPLNALISFGNSLVYAKVLTEIYKTHLDPRIGYLHATNFRRFTLNLDVAEIFKPILADRVLFNLVGKKMVGLEDFERRGGAYLLKERGRRLYVQELEEKLQTTFHHRRLRRNVSYQTLLRLELYKVEKHLMGEQPYEPFVSRW
- the cas2 gene encoding CRISPR-associated endonuclease Cas2, yielding MYVILVYDVNVSRVGKVLKTARRYLTWVQNSVLEGELTEATFRALRSDLARVIDTKEDSVLFYILGNEKYTRRELMGIQKGGESWFF
- the cas3 gene encoding CRISPR-associated helicase Cas3', whose amino-acid sequence is MDEFTLLGKPDVPLLVHLREVTEQGRILAQRLGLTPELKKRAVLACAFHDLGKATHSFQAHVRGRRGKAYPHALASLPFVLVAELRAFKMQPLAAAAVVSHHSPLGPEVYKGYCGPDYHGELSAFLESLWEYLREVGLEEVLPFLEECLLFYHRGESPAALLDASLPLESTRKSLRGVFKELPPKDFADVKAVLHLADWLASSKEQQAAALFLQQGKEAVSAFIRGKAISLRTFQQKAGEDQGTRLLLRAPTGTGKTEALLLWAGDTERLLYLLPTQATANAMWRRLRKIYGEEKVGLAHGKAGYILRKESEENPLDLRLFASVFAKPVVVGTLDQYLLAHLHGRHWEERRALARRATVVLDEIHSYDPYTLGLLLEALAKEPPARLALASATLPQILMELFGSGPLLEAEGPLWERRRHRLHLRSEALDDALEEILSSAGQGKTVLVIANTVRRAQEIYQALRERGGKRVHLLHSRFAFRDRQKKEEQLEQAEPGTILVATQIVEVSLDISYDSLFTEVAPVDALVQRMGRVNRRGTNSAAPVFVFQQWDEGSEKIYGKEILTWSWDLLNELPALPSDRDWVAVTNRLYEELASTRSYRQDMEEGRKTLREVQEILGCYTIDLSDEEMRAKFTTRRGQLSLEVLPGDLKDEAFEFMERNERWRIVELLVPVPIYWLAAFSEWFSPLPDLGCFLTELPYSKEIGLAPPGKEEAPSGMEMW